TCGAGGCGCTGCTCGACGGACTCGCCCATGCCCAGCAGCACGCCACAGCACAGCTCCATGCCCTCGTTGCGCACGAGCTGGCAGGTGTCGAACCGCTCGGCCCACGAGTGGGTGGTGACGACCTCGGGGAAGAACGACTCGGCGGTCTCGAGGTTGTGGTTGTAGCGGTGCACGCCACCGTCGGCGAAGCGCTTGGCCTGCTCGGGGGTGAGCACCCCGGCGCTGACCGCCACGTTGAGGCCCGTCTCCTCCTGCACCAGCGGCACCAGCTCGAGCACTCGCTGCATGGTGCGTTCGTCAGGACCACGGATGGCCAGCACGATGCAGAACTCGCTGGCGCCGAGGGCCGCGGTCTCGCGGGCGGCGGCCAGCACGTCGGTCGTGTCGAGGAACGGGGTGGCCTGGACGGCGGACTCGAACTTGGAGGACTGGCTGCAGAAGTGGCAGTCCTCGGGGCAGCCGCCCGTCTTGGCCGACAGGATGCCTTCCACCTCGACGGTGTCGCCGCACCACGCCAGGCGCACCTCGTGGGCGAGGGCGGCCAGGGCGGGCACCGACGCGTCGGGGACGTCGGCCAACGCCGAGAGCTCGTCGTGGGTGAGCTGGCGGCGTTCGTCGAGCAGGGCCGCCTCGGCGCCTCGGATGGCCCGGCGGGCCTCCTCGGGGCTGAGCCGGGGCCGCTCGGGCTCGGTGCTGCGGGGGTTGGACGAGAGGGCGACGGGCACGTCGGGCATAGGGCCGTGAGGCTATCGGCCGTCCCGGGTGCACCGGAAAACGTCCCCCGGCACGAGCGGTTCGCAGCCGGCGCAGGAGCCGGTGGTCACGCCTTGTAGAGCCGCCGGTGGACCTCGAGGGCCCGGGCTTCGAGGCCCTCGGGCGTGGGGCCCAACGGGGGTCGGCACTCCCCGGCCGGCAGGCCGAGCGCCCGCAACATGGCCTTGGTCGGCACCGGGTTGGGCGCGTCGTCGCCGGTCTCGTAGGCGTAGCTCTCGACCATACGGGCGTTCAGCTCGGTGGCCCGGGCGACATCGCCCTTGGCGTAGGCGGCGAACATGTCGGCCATGACCGGGGCGCACCAGTGGGTGGCCACCCCGATGACCCCGACCGCACCGACCGCCAGCAGCGGCAGGGTGAGCGGGTCGTCGCCGCTGTAGACCTCGAAGCCGTCGGGCGCCTGGGCGATCAGACGGGCGGTCTCGCCGGGGTTCCCGGCGGCGTCCTTCACCCCGAGGATGTTGGGCACCTCACGGGCCAACCGCAACAGCACCTCGGTGCTGACCTTGCGGCCGGTGCGCACCGGGATGTCGTAGATCACCATCGGGAGCTCGGTGCAGGAGGCCACGTGGCGGAAGTGGGCCTCGATACCGGCCTGCGACGGGCGGTTGTAGTACGGGGTGACCACGAGGACGCCGTCCATGCCCGCACCGGCTGCCCGGGCGGTGAGCTCACCTGCGTGGCGGGTGTCGTTGGTGCCGCTGCCCACCATGATGGGGACGTCGACGGCCTCGCGCACCGTGTGCCACAGGGCGACCTGCTCGGCATCGTCGAGGCACGACACCTCACCGGTGGTGCCGCTCACCACGAGCGCGTCGTTGCCCTGCTCGACCAGGTGGCGGGCCAGCACGGCGGCGCCGTCGTGGTCGACCGCACCGGTCTCGTCGAACGGTGTGATCATGGCGGTGATCACCGGACCGAAGCGTGGCATGGCGCCGAATGTACCAGTGCCACCGACGGCCCCGGAGCGGGTTCACACGATCGTGACCTGGGAGAACGACGCCGCTAGGCCGGGCGGACCTCGCTGGTGGCGAGGGCGAAGTCCTCGTACTCCTCGCCGGTGTCGACGAGGTTCTCGAACTCGATCACGCCGAGCTCGGTAAACTTGGTGCGCAGCCAACCGTCGCCGGCGTCGAGCAGGCCGAGCTTGCGACAGTTGGGCACGATCTTGGAGAACAGCATCTGCTGGAACAGCAGCTGGTCGGGCCCGCGCATGGCCACCGAGACGGCCTCCTTGACGTCGACGCCCATGCGCTCCCAGACCTCTTGTTGCAAGAAGCGGTCGCGCATGCGCACGGCGGCCTCGTACGCGAACTCCTGGCGCTCACGGATCTCGGCGGCGTCGAGCTCGGCGTAGTACTCCTTGAGCGACAGCACCCCGAAGGCCACGTGCCGGGCCTCGTCGCTCATGACGTAGCGCAGCAGCTGCTTGAGCAGCGGTTCGGTGGTCATCTGGTGCATGAAGCCGAACGCGGCGAGGGCCAGGCCCTCCACCATGATCTGCATCCCCAGGTACGTCATGTCCCATCGGGGGTCGGCGACGATGTCGTCGAGCAGGAGCCGCAGGTGGGCGTTGACCGGGTAGCTGCCCGAGAGCTTCTCGTTCAGGTACTTGGCGAACACCTCGACGTGGCGGGCCTCGTCCATGACCTGGGTGGCGGCGTAGTACTTGGCGTCGATCCAGGGCACCGTCTCGACGATCTTGGCGGTGCAGATCAGCGCGCCCTGCTCGCCGTGCATGAACTGGCTCAGGATCCAGTTCTGGGACTGGATGCCGAGCTCGGTCCACTCCTTGTCGCCCCACGACTCGAAGAAGGTCCCGGAGACGTCGAGGTTGGCGCCCCGGTTGTTGGCCGCGGCGTTGGCCACGACGACGGCCTCCTGGTCGACGTCGAGCTCCCAGGGCAGGTCGGTCTCACCGTTCCACTGCGAGCTCTTGGCCTTCTCGTAGAGCTTCTCCAGCGCCGGCCGGGCGCCCTTCTCGTAGTCCCAGGTGAAGATGGACTCGGCGTTGTTGGCCACGGTGTGCGCCACCGCGTCGACGTCATCGTTGGTGATGCCGAGGATGGCGTCGAGGTCGTCGACCTCGGTCCGGCCGATGAGGCGTTCGGTGCTGGTCATGGGGATCTCCTGGCGAGCGGACTCGAGCGGGTCACGGCGGTGAGAGCGAAGCGGACGGCGTAGGGAGGGCTCATGCGAGGGCTCCGGCGCGGACGCCGGGCACGAGGTACGCGTCGACGAGGTGGCGCACGCACGCCGGGTCGGTGAGGTCGAACCGGGTGCTGGGTTGGTGGAGGTGGCCGAGCACGATGCGCGCCGCCCACTCCCCCACGGCCTCGGCGTCGTCGGGGCCCACGAAGCGGGCGAGGTGGTCACGGCCCCATGCCGCCACCCGGGCGTAGAGAGGGGCGGCGCCGTCGAAGGAGATGTAGGGCAGGACGGATCCGGGGTCCTCGACGAGGGAACGCTGCAGCACCGGGTGCACCGCCAAGGCGGAGGCGGCGGCGTGCACGGCCTCGGCCACCGCGGTGGGCAGGTCGGCCGCGGCGTCGACGGTGTCGGCGAGGCCCTCGAGCAGCGCTTCCACCTCGGCGTGGACCATGGCCAGCAGCAGCCCGCGTCGTCCGCCGGGGAACAGCCGGTAGATGCTGGCCCGCCCGCAGCCCGCCGCCACCGCGATGTCGTCGACAGTGGTGTCGCGCAGGCCCTTGGCCCCGATGCAGTCGCGGGCGGCGAGCAGGACCCGCTCCTCGAGGGTCGTGCCGAAGACGTCGACGGTGGGGGCGACCGGGTTCGGAGCAGGCGCTGTGACATCCATCGCACGTGAGACACTATGCCCATCGATGTCTCAGAGCAAGACATCGCTGCCCGATCTGTCTCAGGGGTCGGCCGGAGCCGACCTGCGCCCGGGGCGCGGGACCCCGCGAGCCCGGACCCCCGGAGCCCGGTGGACAGGAGAGGACGACTACGCCGGGACGGCTCGCACGCCGGCGAGGAACTGCGACTCGACCAGGCGACCCACCGCGGCCGGGTCGTCGAGGTCCCAGCGTCCGGGGCTGCCGAGGTAGGAGAGGTAGAGGCGGGCCAGGTGCTCGGCCGCCTCGGGGACGTCGCAGTCGGCACGCACGACCCCGTCGCGGCGGGCTCGGTCGAGGAGCGCACCGAGGTAGTCGACGATGGCACCCAGCACCAACGAGGTGGCCACGGACAGCTCGGAGAGCACCGCTTCGGGTTCGGTGCGCAGCAGCCGCTGCAGGAGCGCGTGCTGGTCGAGCGCCCGGTGCCCCACGACCAGACCGGTGGAGAGCTTCGATGCCAGGTCGGGCTCGTCGGCCACCGCCGACTCGATCCGGGCGAAGAACCGGGCGACCTCCCAGGTCACCGTCTCGGTGATCAGCTGCTGGCGGCCCCCCGGGAAGACCCGATACAGCGTGGCGCGTGACGACCCGGCGGCGCGGGCCACGTCCTCGACGGACGTGGCGTCGAGGCCGGCCACATCGACACAGTCGACGGCGGCCCGGTAGAAGCGGATCCGCCGTTCGTCGGGCCGGTCCCTCCCGGACCCGTCCGCCGGGGTCGTCGGGGCCATCAGCCGGCCGGGCCTGCCCGACGGGCACCGGCAGCCGTCGGAGCCGCGCCGGCGACGGGCCTGGCGTGGTCGACTGCAGCGGCCACCGGGCTGGCGCCCGGGGTCGGGTCGCCCCCTGGACCATGGCCACCCGGTCCCCCGTCGTCTCCGGGATCGGTGTCGTCCTCCGAGCGGCGAGCCGCGGCCCGGTTGCGCGCCACCCGTCGCAGCAGCAACGGGTACACCACGACCGTGAGCGCGGCGAAGATGAACCACTGCCCGGCGTACCCGAGGTGCGGTCCTTCGTCGAGCTGCGGAGCGGGCACCGGCACCGGCACCGACTCGGGCTGGGGCGGCTCCTGGGCCCGCAGGTCCAGGTAGAGGGGCAGCAGGGCCACGTCGACCTGCTGGTCGAGACGGGCCACGTCGACCCTCGACAGGGTGCGCAGCACCCCCTCGGCGGGGTCCTCGGGGCTCGACACGATGCCCCCGGTGTCGCGCACCTGGGGTGGGCGCACGAGGCCGGTGACGGTGACGGGCCCGGCCGGTGGGGCGAAGCGGTCCCAGGGGCCGTCGGGCTGGACGTCGAAGGGGACCCAGCCCCGGTTGACCACCACGGCCGTGCCGTCGGCCTGCACCAGGGGCGTCAACACCCAGTACCCGGGTGCTCCCTCGTAGGTGCGGTTCCGCACCAGCACCTGACCGTCGACGAGGTAGGTGCCGGTGACGGTCGCCGTGCGGTACTGCACGGCATCCACGTCGTCGGCCGACGCCGACGTCCCCTCGGGGACCAGCTCGGTGACCGGCGCCGGGCGCTCCTCCTGAGCGGCCACGACCAGGCGGTTGGCAGCGCGCCGTTCGTCGAGGCGGTCGAGCTGCCAGATGCCGGCGGCCACCATGGCGACCACGCAGGCGGCGACGAAGAGGTGCGACAGGATCCAGCGGGGGGACACCAGGAACCGGTACACACCGCCAGGCTATGGCTCACGGTACGGGCTCCACGAACCCGGACCCCGGGGCCCGACCCGAATCAGCTGGTGGGCAGCTCGTGGTCGGCGAAGCGGTCACGCAGGTCGCGCTTGGAGAACTTGCCCACCGAGGTCTTGGGGACCTCGTCGATGAAGACCACGTCGTCGGGCAGCCACCACTTGGCCACCTTGCCGTCGAGGAAGCCGAGCAGCTCGTCCTTGGTGACGCTCTCGTCCGGCTTCACCACCACGCAGGCCAGCGGACGCTCGCCCCACTTGGGATGACGGACCCCGATGACGGCTGCTTCGGCCACCGACGGGTGACCCATGATCTCGTTCTCGAGCTCGACCGACGAGATCCACTCGCCGCCCGACTTCACCACGTCCTTGGTGCGGTCGACGATGCGCAGGTACCCCTCGGTGTCGCAGGTGACCACGTCGCCGGTCCGGAGCCACCCGTCGTCGGTGAAGGAGTCCCCGGAGCGATCGTCGTCGTAGTACTCGCGGGCGATCCAGGGCCCGGCCACCTGCAGCTCGCCCCGGCTGACGCCGTCCCACGGCACGGCCTCGCCGGTGGCCTGGTCGACCACCCGGAAGTCGACACCCGGGGCGATCAGCCCGATGCTGGCTCGCAGGTCGGCCTTGGCGTCCTCGGTGAGGTGGTCGAGGGTCGACTTGATGCGACAGATCGAGGCCACCGGACTCGTCTCGGTCATGCCCCACGCCTGGAGGATGGGCATCCCCAGCTTGGCCCGGTAGGCCTCGGAGAGGACCTTGGGCACGGCCGAGCCGCCGCACGGGATGGCCCGCAGGCTGGAGACGTCGTGGCCGTCGACGGCATCGAGCACCCCCATCCAGATGGTGGGCACCCCGGCGGCCACCGTGACGCGCTGGGTCTCGATGAGGCGGACCAGCGCAGCCGGCGAGAGGTCCGGGCCCGGCATCACCAGGTCGGCGCCGCTGGCCACGCCGGCATGGGCCAGCCCCCATGCGTTGGCGTGGAACATGGGCACCACGGGCATGATCGTGTCGCGCTCGCAGGCCCCCAGGCTGTCGGCCATCATCACACCCGCGGTGTGCAGCCACGTCGAGCGGTGGCTGTAGACGACGCCCTTGGGGTTGCCCGTCGTGCCGCTCGTGTAGCACATCGACGCGGCCTGGTTCTCGTCGTCGACGTGGAACTCCGCCGGGCTGGCGGCGCCGAGCAGGTCCTCGTAGTCGTGGAGGCTCACGCCCTTGGTGTCGGCCGGGAGCTCGCCCACGCCGTCGTCCATGACCACGAGGTGGCGCACGGTGGTGAAGGTGTCGACGAGCGGCCACAAGAGCCCCAGGAGGGACCGGTCGACGAAGATGACCTCGTCCTCGGCGTGGTTCACGATGTAGGTGACCTGCTCGGGGAAGAGGCGGATGTTGAGGGTGTGCACCACCCGTCCGCTGCAGGGCACCCCGAAGTAGAGCTCGAGGTGGCGCGCCGTGTTCCAGGCGAACGTGCCCACTCGGCCGTCGGCGCTGATCCCGAGGTCGTCGAGGACCCCACCGAGACGGCGGGTGCGCTCGGCCCACTGCCCGTACGACACCCGGTCGATGCCGGTGGCGGTGGCGGTGACCACCTCCTTGTCGCGAAAGAGCTTCTCGGCGCGATCGAAGAAGTGGGTGAGCACGAGCGGTCGGTCCTGCATCAAGCCCAACATGGCGACCCTCCGTTCCGGAACCGCGCGTCTCGGACCGCGGTTCGATGAGTCGAGCGTACGTGAAAGGATCTCGGCCTGGCCGAGAAGTCCGCTCCTCCCTCCGAGGCCCCCCTGCGACGGGGGCGCCTGGCGTTGCTGCTCGGCCCCGTCGCGGTCATGGTCGTGATGACCCAGCTGGCGGATGCCTTCTGGCCCAGCCTCGTCGATCGGGCGCCGGAGCTGTTGATCGCCCTCAGCGCCCGCAACCGCTACCTGGTGCTGGTGGCCGGGCGCATCGACGAGTGGGCCTACTTCCTCATAGGCACGATCCGGCTCATGGCCCCGGATCCGTTCCTCTTCGCCCTGGGGTGGTTCTACGGCCCGGCCGCGCTGCGCTGGATGGAGACGCGCACCCCCACCGTCGGTTCCATCATGCGCACGGTGGAGAAGCTGTTCGTGCGCTTCGGTCATCCCCTCGTGGTGATCATCCCCAACAACTACGTGTGCATCATCGCCGGAGCCGCAGGCATGTCGCCGTGGCTGTTCGGGTTCTTGAACCTCACCGGCACGGTGGGCCGGCTGGTGGTCATCCGCATCGTCGGCGACGTCTTCTCGGGACCCATCGACACGGTGCTGGGCTGGATCGGCGACTACCGCATCCCGCTGCTCGTCATCTCGATCACCATCGTGGCGATCGGCGCGGCCGCCGAGGCCCGCCGGGGCCGCAGGGAGCTCGCCGCCCTGCACCTGCTCGAGGCCCAAGGACCCGGCGCCGAGCCCGAGGACGAGCCGTCCGCCGCCGACGCCGAGCCCCCTCCGCCGGGCTCGACGGTCGACCCCGAGGCGATGGGCGACCTCGACGCCGGCCACGACTCGCTGGGTGCCACCGGCTCCGGGACCCCGGGCGACGACGGGCCGGGGACCCCGGGCGACGTCGATGCCGGCCCCGAACGCCCTTGAGGGTCAGACGTACTCGGGCCTGACGTCGGTCCAGAACCCGAACGCGGCGATGCCGACGAGCAGCAGGCCCGACGCCACGGTGATGGCGCGATGACGGCGGGTCAGGAAGCGGGTGATCTGGTGCTGCGCGGGCGCGGCCAGCAACGGCAACAGCACGAGAGGCCAACCGAACCCGAGGGCGAACCACAGGAAGTAGAGGAGGGAGTCGACCAGCGCGCCGCTCCCGCTGACGCTGCCGACGACGAAGGCCGACACGATGAGAGGCCCCGTGCACGGAAGGGTGAGCGGAGCGAGCAGCATCCCGTACACGTAGGCGGTGGCCGCCGGGCTCCGCAGGATCGGCACCTGGGTCCCGGACAGGCGGGCGAACGGGTTGCGGCCCACCAGCATGGCGATGCCGAGGACGAGCACCAGGCCGTACATGACCGGGAGCAACCAGCCGAGGACGTCGGCCACGCTGCGTTGGATCTGGTGGAAGAGGAAGCCCAACGCCACCATCACCGTGACGATCCCGGCCAGCACCAGCAGGCCCATCCACTTCACCGTGCGGGCGGCCCTCGGGTCCCGGCGCTGGTTGGCCAACAGCACGAAGAGCCCCGGGTACAGCGGGAGCATGCAGACGTTGCCGAGGATGGCGGCGTTGCCGAGGGAGAACGCCTCGAGGAACTGGTCCATCGGGTCGTCGAGGGCGGTCGCTCAGACGGCCGAGCGCAGGGCGTCGACGATGTCGGCCTCGCCGATGCTCCCGGTGCTCATCTCGCCGGCGGCGCCCGACGGGCCGATCACCACGTGCGGGGTGCTCGGCGGGTTGACGGCGCTGTTGCCGAAGGCCTCGACGAACGCCGCCAGCAGCTCAGGGGTCATGACGGCGAAACGCATGTCGGTGAACCCGTTGTCCTCGGCGTAGTCGGCCACCTCCGCGGGCGACAGCGACGTCTCCACGCTGAGCACCACGAACACCGCTTCGTCACCCAGGGAGGCAGCCGCCGCCTGCGTGGTGCCCAGCTGCGACCGGCAGGTCGAGCACCAGGTGGCGAAGTTCTCGACGAACACCGGGGTGCCGGCGAAGTCGCCCAGGGTGAACGTCGCACCGTCGACGTCGGTGATCTCGATGGTCTGCCACGGCTCCAGCTCGGCCATCGGGGTGCCCGCCGTGGTCGGCGACGTGGGGTCGGCCCCGGTCGCCCCCGCCGCGGTGGTCGTGCTCGGCGCCGCGGTGGTGTCGGACGCCGGGGTGTCGGACCCGGCGTCGTCGGTCGACCCGCCGCACGCCGCCCCCACCAGGACGACCACCACGGCCACCGCGGCGACCAGCGCGCCTCGGTCGGTGCGACGGTTCGAGCGGTTCGCGGAACGCTGGTCGGTCATGGACCCCAGGAGACCACACGCGCGGCCCGCGGCGACCGGCGGGCGGGCAGAGTTTCGCGAAAGTTTCGTGGATGACGGCCCGCGAGGGCTGACTCAGCGATCCTGGTCGAGCTTGAACACCCGCAGCGCGTTCTCGCGCAGGAACTTGGGCCACACGTCGTCGTTGAACGGCACGTTCGGCATCTCGCGGAACTGGCGCTCGAGGGACAGCCCCGCGGGGAAGTACCCGCAGTACATGATCTTGTCGGCGCCACGGGTGTTGGCGTAGCGGATGATGTCCTTGGGGTAGTGCTTGGGCGCGAAGGCGCTGGTCATGTAGTGCAGCCCGGGCCACTTGAGCATCAGCTTCACCGCCAGCTCGGTCCAGGGCTCCCCGCCGTGCATCATCACCATGGTGAGCTCGGGGAAGTCGTAGAGCACCTCGTCGAACTGCTCGACGTGCTGGGGCCAGCTGGGCATGCGCGGCCCGACGATGCCGCCGTTGATGCAGATCGGGATGTCGAGCTCGCAGCAGGTGGCGTAGATCGGGTACATCAACTTGTCGCCCACACCGACCTGGGGGACCATCCCCGACGGGAAGGTCATGGCGGCGACCACGTTGTGCTCGGCCTTGAGCTGCTTGAGGCGCCGCACGGTGTCCATGCCCTTGTTGGGGTCGGCCTGGGCCATGAGGTGGAACCGGCCCGGGTGCTCGGCCTTGGCCCGGATCGAGTGATCGTTGATCCCGGTCATGCACTGCTCGATGCCGAACGCGTCCATCTTCTCGACGATCCACTGCACCGGGTCGGTGCCCGGATCCACGACGTCGGGCACGTCCTTGAACATGTACTGCGCCGGGAACTCGAACTCCTCGAGGGACTGGCGGTCCTTGAGGTTGGCCTTGAAGAAGTCGTAGGCCGCCTTCTTCTCCTCGACGCTGGTGTACGGGAACCCCATCCCGAGGTCGATGATCCCGATGTCGGTCGGCATGGCCATGAGTGCGTGTGTCCCCCTGTGGTGGCGCTCCCCCATGGGCGCCGGTAGCGACGAACCTACCGCCGATCGCCGAGCCGCTCGAACGCCCTCGCCGCGGGCGGCTGGGCCGCACGCGAGCGGTGCTCTACAGATCCAGGAGGGCGTCGAGGCCGACGGTGACCCCGGGACAGCCCGCCACCGCCTTGACCGCGATCAGCACACCGGGCATGAACGAGGCCCGGTCGTAGGAGTCGTGGCGGATGCTGAGGGTCTGGCCGGTGGTGCCCAGCACCACCTCCTGGTGGGCGACCATCCCCCGCAGGCGCAGCGAGTGCACCCGGATGTCGCCGGGGCCGGCGCCGCCGCGAGCGCCCTCGAGCACCTCGGTGGTGGTGGGGTCGGGGGCCCACTCGGCCGACGCCGCCGCCATGCGCTCGGCGGTGAGCATGGCCGTGCCCGACGGAGCGTCGAGCTTCTCGTCGTGGTGCAGCTCGATGATCTCGGCGGTCTCGAAGTAGGGGGCGGCCAGCTCGGCGAAGCGCATCATCAGCACCGCGCCGATGGCGAAGTTGGGGGCGATGACGCAGTTCGAGCGGCTGAACGCGTGGGCGAAGCTCTCGTAGTCGGCGTCGGTGAAGCCGGTGGTGCCGGTGACGGCGTGGATGCCGTGGTCGGCGAGCCATCGCAGGTTCTGGCGTCCGGCGCTGACGTGGGTGAAGTCGACGGCGACGTCGACCTTGGCATCGACGAACACGTCGGCGCCCATCGCCACCTGCCACGGCAGGTCCACGCCCGCCACCTGGCGCAGGTCGAGGCCCGCATGGTGCGGGTCGACGGCCGCCACCAGCTCGAGCGCGGGGTCGGCGGCCACGGCCTGGCAGACGGTGCGACCCATCCGCCCTCCTGCCCCGAACACCCCGACACGCAGCGTCACAGCGCGCAATCTACGGGCGTCCGGTCGCCCGGCGCCACCTGATGGGGTGGGCGCCGACGCGACAGAGGGTCGATGGACCCGGTCGTCGGACCCATCGACCGACAGCCCGCGGCGCGGTTCAGGGACCGGCGACGAAGTCGGTGAGGACCGCCTCGTCGCCACCGAAGGGCCCGACCACGGCCACCGAGCGGGGGGCCGTGAGCACCCGGGCGAGGACCCGCTGGACGTCGTCGACGGTGACCTCGCGGTAGCGACGCAGGTGCTCGTCGACGGCGACGATCTCGTCGCGGGCCATGACGGCGTTGCCGAGGCGGGCCATGCGGCTGCCCGAGTCCTCGAGTCCGAGCACCATCGAGCCCTCGATGCAGCCCAGGGCCACCTCGTGCTCCACCTCGGTGATGCCGTGATCGACGAGGTCGCCCAACACGCCCTCGACGACGCTCAGGAGCTCGTCGAGCCGTTCGGGGCTGGTGCCGGCATAGACCGAGAGGCTGCCGGCGTCGCCGTAGGACGACGGTGCCGAGAACACGGTGTAGGCCAGGCCCCGCTCCTCGCGGACCTCCTGGAAGAGGCGACTGGAGAGCCCGCCCCCGAGGACGTGGTTGGCCACGGCGAGGGCGTAGCGGTCGTCGTCGCCGTAGGGCAGCCCTCGCCAGCCGATGGCCACGTGGGCCTGCTCGGTCGGGCGGTGCAGCACGCTGAGGGGCACCAGATCCGAGCCGGGCGCGGACCGCGCTGGAGTCCGCCCGGCGGGCCCGTCGCCGAACAGGCCGACGACGGCATCGAGGACCTCGGCGTGGTGCAGGTCGCCGGCGGCGGCCACCACCAGGTTGGCCGGCCGGTACCACCCGCCGTGGAAGTCGACGATGGCGT
The window above is part of the Rhabdothermincola salaria genome. Proteins encoded here:
- a CDS encoding amidohydrolase family protein is translated as MAMPTDIGIIDLGMGFPYTSVEEKKAAYDFFKANLKDRQSLEEFEFPAQYMFKDVPDVVDPGTDPVQWIVEKMDAFGIEQCMTGINDHSIRAKAEHPGRFHLMAQADPNKGMDTVRRLKQLKAEHNVVAAMTFPSGMVPQVGVGDKLMYPIYATCCELDIPICINGGIVGPRMPSWPQHVEQFDEVLYDFPELTMVMMHGGEPWTELAVKLMLKWPGLHYMTSAFAPKHYPKDIIRYANTRGADKIMYCGYFPAGLSLERQFREMPNVPFNDDVWPKFLRENALRVFKLDQDR
- a CDS encoding M16 family metallopeptidase, with product MAVAVVAAEVAVVAADPRVPGAPDGAPEIERTDLPSGVRVVTERMPDARSVSAGLWFGVGSRDEAPAIAGVSHFLEHLLFKGTDERSARDIARTVDAAGGELNAYTTREHTAYYTRLPARHLRTGLDLLADVVSEPAFRPDEIDAERDVIVEEILMSEDTPDDQVFTALYESLFPAHPLGRETLGTRDTVESMSRDAIVDFHGGWYRPANLVVAAAGDLHHAEVLDAVVGLFGDGPAGRTPARSAPGSDLVPLSVLHRPTEQAHVAIGWRGLPYGDDDRYALAVANHVLGGGLSSRLFQEVREERGLAYTVFSAPSSYGDAGSLSVYAGTSPERLDELLSVVEGVLGDLVDHGITEVEHEVALGCIEGSMVLGLEDSGSRMARLGNAVMARDEIVAVDEHLRRYREVTVDDVQRVLARVLTAPRSVAVVGPFGGDEAVLTDFVAGP
- the dapB gene encoding 4-hydroxy-tetrahydrodipicolinate reductase, yielding MRAVTLRVGVFGAGGRMGRTVCQAVAADPALELVAAVDPHHAGLDLRQVAGVDLPWQVAMGADVFVDAKVDVAVDFTHVSAGRQNLRWLADHGIHAVTGTTGFTDADYESFAHAFSRSNCVIAPNFAIGAVLMMRFAELAAPYFETAEIIELHHDEKLDAPSGTAMLTAERMAAASAEWAPDPTTTEVLEGARGGAGPGDIRVHSLRLRGMVAHQEVVLGTTGQTLSIRHDSYDRASFMPGVLIAVKAVAGCPGVTVGLDALLDL